The following proteins are co-located in the Apium graveolens cultivar Ventura chromosome 5, ASM990537v1, whole genome shotgun sequence genome:
- the LOC141724611 gene encoding uncharacterized protein At5g02240-like isoform X1 encodes MADLSPITVLVTGAGGRTGKIVYQKLKEKSEQYAVRGLVRSEESKQRIGGADDIFIGDVRNADSIVPAIQGIDSLIIVTSAVPKTKPGFHPSKGGRPEFYFEDGQYPEQVDWIGQKNQIDVAKAAGVKQIVLVGSMGGTNTSHPLNSLGNGNILIWKRKAEQYLVDSEIPHTIIRAGGLQDKEGGLRELLVGKDDELLQTENKLVPRADVAEVCIQALQFEEAKSKAFDLGSKPEGTGMPTKDFKALFSHVTSRF; translated from the exons ATGGCGGATCTCAGTCCCATCACAGTTCTCGTTACCGGAGCAGGTGGCAGAACcg GTAAAATCGTTTACCAGAAGTTGAAGGAAAAGTCTGAACAGTATGCTGTTAGAGGTTTGGTCAGATCCGAGGAGAGCAAACAGAGAATTGGTGGAGCAGATGATATTTTTATTGGGGATGTGAGGAATGCAGACAGCATTGTCCCTGCAATCCAAGGCATAGACTCTCTGATAATTGTTACAAGTGCTGTTCCAAAAACTAAACCCGGCTTTCATCCGAGTAAAGGTGGAAGGCCTGAATTCTATTTTGAAGATGGACAGTACCCTGAACAG GTTGACTGGATTGGGCAGAAAAATCAAATTGATGTTG CTAAAGCTGCTGGGGTAAAACAAATCGTACTGGTTGGATCAATGGGAGGAACAAATACCAGCCATCCACTGAACAGCTTAGGGAATGGGAATATACTG ATATGGAAGAGAAAAGCTGAGCAATATTTGGTTGACTCTGAGATTCCCCACACAATCATTAG AGCAGGAGGATTGCAAGACAAAGAAGGTGGTTTGCGGGAATTGCTTGTTGGAAAGGATGATGAGCTTCTTCAGACAGAGAACAAACTTGTTCCTAGGGCTGATGTTGCAGAAGTCTGCATTCAG GCTCTACAGTTTGAGGAGGCTAAATCGAAGGCGTTTGATTTGGGTTCGAAGCCTGAAGGAACTGGAATGCCAACTAAGGATTTTAAGGCATTATTTTCCCATGTCACTAGTAGATTTTGA
- the LOC141724611 gene encoding uncharacterized protein At5g02240-like isoform X2, with product MADLSPITVLVTGAGKIVYQKLKEKSEQYAVRGLVRSEESKQRIGGADDIFIGDVRNADSIVPAIQGIDSLIIVTSAVPKTKPGFHPSKGGRPEFYFEDGQYPEQVDWIGQKNQIDVAKAAGVKQIVLVGSMGGTNTSHPLNSLGNGNILIWKRKAEQYLVDSEIPHTIIRAGGLQDKEGGLRELLVGKDDELLQTENKLVPRADVAEVCIQALQFEEAKSKAFDLGSKPEGTGMPTKDFKALFSHVTSRF from the exons ATGGCGGATCTCAGTCCCATCACAGTTCTCGTTACCGGAGCAG GTAAAATCGTTTACCAGAAGTTGAAGGAAAAGTCTGAACAGTATGCTGTTAGAGGTTTGGTCAGATCCGAGGAGAGCAAACAGAGAATTGGTGGAGCAGATGATATTTTTATTGGGGATGTGAGGAATGCAGACAGCATTGTCCCTGCAATCCAAGGCATAGACTCTCTGATAATTGTTACAAGTGCTGTTCCAAAAACTAAACCCGGCTTTCATCCGAGTAAAGGTGGAAGGCCTGAATTCTATTTTGAAGATGGACAGTACCCTGAACAG GTTGACTGGATTGGGCAGAAAAATCAAATTGATGTTG CTAAAGCTGCTGGGGTAAAACAAATCGTACTGGTTGGATCAATGGGAGGAACAAATACCAGCCATCCACTGAACAGCTTAGGGAATGGGAATATACTG ATATGGAAGAGAAAAGCTGAGCAATATTTGGTTGACTCTGAGATTCCCCACACAATCATTAG AGCAGGAGGATTGCAAGACAAAGAAGGTGGTTTGCGGGAATTGCTTGTTGGAAAGGATGATGAGCTTCTTCAGACAGAGAACAAACTTGTTCCTAGGGCTGATGTTGCAGAAGTCTGCATTCAG GCTCTACAGTTTGAGGAGGCTAAATCGAAGGCGTTTGATTTGGGTTCGAAGCCTGAAGGAACTGGAATGCCAACTAAGGATTTTAAGGCATTATTTTCCCATGTCACTAGTAGATTTTGA